One part of the Streptomyces sp. NBC_00286 genome encodes these proteins:
- a CDS encoding DUF475 domain-containing protein, translating into MILRTFGWSFAVTAAGLAFAAWQWGWEAFGIVLILSILEISLSFDNAVVNAGILKKMNAFWQRIFLTIGILVAVFGMRLVFPVVIVAISAQVGPIEAVQLAIEDPGRYEDLVTDAHPAIAAFGGMFLLMIFLDFVFEDRDIKWLAWLERPLAKLGKIDMLSACVALIVLLVTAMTFATHAHVSTGHADKAATVLLSGVAGLITYLVVGGLSGYFEDKLEEEEEHEHEEEEKARAEGKPVSAVGLAGKAAFFLFLYLEVLDASFSFDGVIGAFAITNHIFWMALGLGIGAMYVRSLTVYLVRQGTLDDYVYLEHGAHYAIGALATILLITIQHQISEIITGLVGVFLIAASFLSSVRRNRSLEASEASEASEASEASEASEASEASEASEAKALTSDGKTETPSEV; encoded by the coding sequence ATGATCCTGAGGACGTTCGGCTGGTCGTTCGCCGTCACGGCGGCCGGCCTTGCCTTCGCCGCGTGGCAGTGGGGCTGGGAGGCCTTCGGGATCGTACTGATCCTGTCGATCCTCGAGATCTCGCTGTCCTTCGACAACGCGGTCGTCAATGCCGGAATCCTGAAGAAGATGAATGCCTTCTGGCAGCGGATCTTCCTCACCATCGGCATCCTGGTCGCGGTGTTCGGTATGCGGCTGGTCTTCCCGGTCGTGATCGTCGCCATCAGCGCCCAAGTCGGCCCCATCGAGGCGGTGCAGCTCGCCATCGAGGATCCGGGCCGATACGAGGACCTGGTCACCGACGCCCACCCTGCGATCGCGGCCTTCGGCGGCATGTTCCTGCTGATGATCTTCCTCGACTTCGTCTTCGAGGACCGGGACATCAAGTGGCTCGCCTGGCTGGAACGCCCGCTCGCCAAGCTCGGCAAGATCGACATGCTGTCCGCGTGCGTCGCACTCATCGTTCTGCTGGTGACCGCGATGACCTTCGCCACCCACGCGCATGTCAGCACGGGCCATGCGGACAAGGCGGCCACGGTCCTGCTCTCCGGCGTCGCCGGTCTGATCACCTATCTGGTCGTGGGCGGCCTGTCCGGATACTTCGAGGACAAGCTCGAAGAAGAAGAGGAGCACGAACACGAGGAAGAGGAGAAGGCGAGAGCCGAGGGCAAGCCGGTCTCGGCGGTCGGTCTCGCCGGCAAGGCCGCGTTCTTCCTCTTCCTGTACCTCGAGGTCCTGGACGCGTCCTTCTCCTTCGACGGCGTGATCGGCGCCTTCGCCATCACCAACCACATCTTCTGGATGGCGCTCGGCCTGGGCATCGGCGCCATGTATGTCCGCTCACTGACGGTCTACCTGGTCCGCCAGGGCACCCTGGACGACTACGTCTACCTGGAGCACGGCGCCCACTACGCCATCGGCGCCCTCGCCACGATCCTGCTCATCACCATCCAGCACCAGATCAGCGAGATCATCACCGGCCTGGTCGGTGTCTTCCTGATCGCGGCATCCTTCCTCTCGTCCGTCCGCCGCAACAGGTCGCTCGAGGCATCCGAGGCATCCGAGGCATCCGAGGCATCCGAGGCATCCGAGGCATCCGAGGCATCCGAGGCATCCGAGGCGTCCGAGGCGAAAGCCCTGACCTCTGACGGCAAGACCGAGACCCCGTCCGAGGTGTGA
- a CDS encoding GNAT family N-acetyltransferase, with protein sequence MTAGTTDDIRLAEAGDEPAVKAVIDAAFQPYIERIGLVPVPMEADHAANIAAGRVYVTGEPMVGLLVLEAHEDHLYLDTIAVHPDAHGQGIGRRLLAFVDARARALGLAEVRLCTNAMMWENQKLYPRYGYELMERRAEGPYDRLHYRKRLAP encoded by the coding sequence ATGACCGCAGGCACGACTGACGACATCCGCCTCGCCGAAGCCGGTGACGAGCCCGCCGTGAAGGCCGTGATCGACGCGGCGTTCCAGCCCTACATCGAGCGCATCGGGCTGGTGCCCGTGCCGATGGAGGCCGACCATGCGGCGAACATCGCGGCGGGGCGGGTGTACGTCACCGGGGAACCGATGGTGGGCCTCCTCGTTCTGGAGGCCCACGAGGACCACCTGTACCTCGACACCATCGCCGTCCACCCCGACGCCCACGGGCAGGGCATCGGGCGACGGCTGCTCGCATTCGTGGACGCACGCGCGCGTGCGCTGGGACTGGCCGAGGTTCGGCTCTGTACGAACGCGATGATGTGGGAGAACCAGAAGCTGTACCCGAGATACGGCTACGAGCTCATGGAACGCCGCGCGGAGGGGCCGTACGACCGGCTCCACTACCGCAAGCGGCTGGCGCCCTGA
- a CDS encoding DUF72 domain-containing protein translates to MTLFVGTSGWQYKDWRGVLYPAGLPTRLWLEEYAARFATVEINNAFYRLPSRETFESWRDRTPPDFVIAVKASRFLTHIKRLRDPEEPVHRLMTHAAGLGDRLGPVLLQLPPTLRADPALLDTCLSCFPAGTRVAVEPRHDSWWMPEVRAVLESRHAALVWADVLSRPVTPLWRTADWGYLRFHVGRAHHWPHYGRQSLSTWTHRIAATWPDDQHVYVYFNNDPHAAAVQDALLFARVARAAGLTVTRTPRQLSAP, encoded by the coding sequence ATGACCCTGTTCGTGGGTACGTCCGGCTGGCAGTACAAGGACTGGCGGGGAGTCCTGTACCCGGCCGGGCTGCCTACGCGGCTCTGGCTGGAGGAATACGCGGCGCGGTTCGCCACGGTCGAGATCAACAACGCCTTCTACCGGCTGCCGTCGCGGGAGACCTTCGAGTCCTGGCGGGATCGCACGCCACCGGACTTCGTCATCGCCGTCAAAGCGAGCCGCTTTCTGACTCACATCAAGCGCCTGCGCGACCCCGAGGAACCGGTACACCGCCTGATGACCCACGCCGCCGGCCTGGGCGACCGCCTGGGCCCGGTCCTCCTCCAGCTCCCACCCACGCTGCGCGCCGACCCCGCGCTCCTCGACACCTGCCTGTCCTGCTTCCCGGCCGGCACCCGCGTCGCGGTGGAGCCCCGCCACGACTCCTGGTGGATGCCCGAGGTACGCGCCGTCCTGGAGTCCCGGCACGCCGCCCTCGTCTGGGCCGACGTCCTCTCCCGCCCCGTAACCCCGCTGTGGCGCACAGCGGACTGGGGCTACCTGCGCTTCCACGTGGGCCGCGCCCACCACTGGCCCCACTACGGCCGCCAGTCCCTGTCCACCTGGACCCACCGCATCGCGGCCACGTGGCCCGACGACCAGCACGTCTACGTCTACTTCAACAACGACCCCCATGCGGCAGCGGTCCAGGACGCGCTGCTCTTCGCCAGAGTGGCGAGGGCGGCCGGCCTGACGGTGACGCGCACACCGCGCCAGCTGAGCGCCCCATAG
- a CDS encoding DUF5925 domain-containing protein — protein MSANPHDALPIRLNVDDSDSPSDVVDALFLGRFATGEQPHAHAANIDRVRSGATLMPPGAKVLRSARDDDRSATLAEGDGWTVLISRWNRGADVTVTATSEELAAKVLGQATDGAEDEPEPQPENVTMGFWYVSPRRGPHRTTRQISAGTWEEIRPNYTAPVADAMDHLMKTTPEDIAGRLLLLHGPPGTGKTSALRTLARSWRDWCQVDCVLDPERLFSDVGYLMDIAIGEDDGTAKGRWRLLLLEDCDELIRGEAKHTAGQALSRLLNLTDGLLGQGRNVLVGVTTNEDLERLHPAVVRPGRCLARIEVGPLTHRESVNWLGTEEGIGREGATLAELYALRRGTSPTSVPGAREGADAGLYL, from the coding sequence ATGTCTGCGAACCCACACGACGCATTGCCGATCCGGCTCAACGTCGACGACAGCGACTCCCCGTCGGACGTCGTCGACGCGCTGTTCCTCGGCCGCTTCGCGACGGGCGAGCAGCCGCACGCGCACGCGGCGAACATCGACCGCGTACGGTCCGGGGCGACGCTGATGCCGCCGGGCGCCAAGGTGTTGCGGTCCGCCCGCGACGACGACCGCAGCGCGACGCTCGCCGAGGGCGACGGCTGGACGGTGCTCATCTCGCGCTGGAACCGCGGCGCGGATGTCACGGTCACCGCGACCAGCGAGGAGCTGGCCGCCAAGGTGCTCGGCCAGGCCACGGACGGCGCGGAGGACGAACCCGAGCCGCAGCCGGAGAACGTGACGATGGGCTTCTGGTACGTCTCGCCGAGGCGCGGCCCGCACCGTACGACCCGGCAGATCTCGGCGGGTACGTGGGAGGAGATCCGCCCGAACTACACGGCACCGGTCGCCGACGCGATGGACCACCTGATGAAGACGACCCCGGAGGACATCGCGGGCCGTCTGCTCCTGCTGCACGGCCCGCCCGGTACGGGCAAGACGTCGGCGCTACGCACCCTGGCCCGCTCCTGGCGCGACTGGTGCCAGGTCGACTGCGTGCTCGACCCGGAGCGCCTCTTCTCCGACGTCGGCTACCTGATGGACATCGCGATCGGCGAGGACGACGGCACCGCCAAGGGCCGCTGGCGGCTTCTGCTGCTGGAGGACTGCGACGAACTGATCCGCGGCGAGGCCAAGCACACCGCCGGTCAGGCGCTGTCGCGCCTGCTCAACCTCACGGACGGCCTGCTCGGCCAGGGCCGCAACGTCCTGGTCGGCGTGACGACGAACGAGGACCTGGAGCGCCTCCACCCCGCCGTCGTCCGCCCCGGCCGCTGCCTGGCCCGTATCGAGGTCGGCCCGCTGACGCACCGCGAGTCGGTGAACTGGCTGGGCACGGAGGAGGGCATCGGCCGCGAGGGGGCGACGCTGGCCGAGCTGTACGCCCTGCGCCGGGGCACGTCGCCGACGTCGGTGCCGGGGGCGCGGGAGGGTGCGGACGCGGGGCTGTACTTGTAG
- a CDS encoding GH39 family glycosyl hydrolase, giving the protein MGRHGWNSGARRWRLTALLGVGAAALALVLTLINTLPGDGGSAAGTTRDGDKVHGTPATPPGETRPDVGWGFTHTQFSADEGSGSATRRVAERLGEQPLPQIQHIMGWGADNPEPVKGRYDFEDMDRRIDFVRESGGTPVVTLCCAPDWMKGGKSGTDNTNWSQEALETAPRPEHFDDYAALAATVAKRYPDVRHFIVWNEFKGFWNDAEARWDYEGYTELYNQVYKALKAVNEEIQVGGPYLVMDSLDPRQKEDASPTLKGSWGAMDQRVLDAFDYWNKNKAGADFVVVDGSSYTKDDELLPDEFAATEKFTAVSRWVRERTGELPLWWAEYYVEPSDADDERDDWSEARRGAVQASGMIAMARGGATSAFYWNPEKEKGSGCAGCLWTPTDSADGGKPLPMLDLVSRFNREFPPGTKYEQVSVAAGSAPDVRVLADDKAVLVVNTLDRKISTEVDGERFDLGAYEVKWLTR; this is encoded by the coding sequence ATGGGACGTCATGGGTGGAATTCGGGGGCACGGCGGTGGCGGCTCACCGCGCTGCTCGGTGTGGGCGCGGCGGCTCTGGCCCTGGTACTGACCTTGATCAACACGTTGCCCGGGGACGGCGGGAGCGCCGCCGGTACGACCCGTGACGGCGACAAGGTGCACGGCACGCCCGCCACTCCTCCCGGGGAGACGCGGCCGGACGTCGGATGGGGCTTCACCCACACCCAGTTCAGCGCCGACGAGGGCAGTGGCTCCGCCACGCGGCGGGTGGCGGAGCGGCTCGGTGAGCAGCCGTTGCCGCAGATCCAGCACATCATGGGCTGGGGTGCGGACAATCCCGAGCCGGTCAAGGGGCGTTACGACTTCGAGGACATGGACCGGCGGATCGACTTCGTCCGGGAGTCGGGCGGCACCCCGGTGGTCACCCTGTGCTGCGCCCCGGACTGGATGAAGGGTGGCAAGTCCGGTACGGACAACACCAATTGGAGCCAGGAGGCCCTGGAGACCGCCCCGCGCCCCGAGCACTTCGACGACTACGCCGCGCTCGCCGCGACCGTCGCCAAGCGCTATCCGGACGTACGCCACTTCATCGTCTGGAACGAGTTCAAGGGCTTCTGGAACGACGCAGAGGCCCGCTGGGACTACGAGGGCTACACCGAGCTCTACAACCAGGTCTACAAGGCGCTCAAGGCTGTCAATGAAGAGATCCAGGTCGGCGGGCCGTATCTGGTGATGGACAGCCTCGACCCGCGCCAGAAGGAAGACGCCTCGCCGACGCTGAAGGGCTCGTGGGGCGCCATGGACCAGCGGGTGCTCGACGCCTTCGACTACTGGAACAAGAACAAGGCGGGCGCGGACTTCGTCGTCGTGGACGGCTCCAGCTACACCAAGGACGACGAGCTGCTGCCCGACGAGTTCGCCGCCACCGAGAAGTTCACGGCCGTCAGCCGCTGGGTGCGCGAGCGGACCGGCGAACTGCCGCTGTGGTGGGCCGAGTACTACGTCGAGCCGTCCGACGCCGACGACGAGCGGGACGACTGGTCCGAGGCCCGCCGAGGCGCCGTCCAGGCCTCCGGAATGATCGCGATGGCCCGCGGTGGCGCCACCTCCGCCTTCTACTGGAACCCCGAGAAGGAGAAGGGCTCCGGCTGCGCCGGCTGCCTGTGGACGCCCACCGACAGCGCCGACGGCGGCAAGCCCCTGCCGATGCTCGACCTCGTCTCCCGCTTCAACAGGGAGTTCCCGCCGGGCACGAAGTACGAGCAGGTGTCCGTCGCCGCCGGCAGCGCGCCGGACGTACGGGTTCTCGCCGATGACAAGGCGGTTCTCGTGGTTAACACCCTGGACCGGAAGATCAGTACCGAGGTCGACGGCGAGCGGTTCGACCTGGGGGCGTACGAGGTGAAGTGGCTGACCCGCTGA
- a CDS encoding class I SAM-dependent methyltransferase, translated as MATNSERETWTDVDWDAESTTFDDEPDHGLRDPAVREAWAARLRGWLPRGPSDVLDLGCGTGSLSLLASEQRHRVTGVDLSPRMVDLARAKLAGRDAVFLVGDAAAPPVGEQRFDVVLVRHVLWALPDPERALRHWRGLLRPGGRLVLIEGLWGTVGPGGRVGISADRLTALLTPLMRDVRVERLSEEALLWGREVEDERYAVVGVV; from the coding sequence ATGGCGACCAACAGTGAGCGCGAGACATGGACCGACGTCGACTGGGACGCCGAGTCCACCACCTTCGACGACGAGCCCGACCACGGGCTGCGCGACCCCGCCGTGCGCGAGGCCTGGGCCGCCCGGCTCCGCGGCTGGCTGCCCCGCGGCCCGTCCGACGTACTGGACCTCGGCTGCGGCACCGGCAGCCTGTCCCTCCTCGCCTCCGAACAGCGCCACCGGGTCACCGGCGTCGACCTCTCGCCCCGCATGGTCGACCTCGCCCGTGCCAAGCTGGCCGGCCGCGACGCGGTCTTCCTCGTGGGCGACGCGGCGGCTCCGCCGGTCGGCGAGCAGCGCTTCGACGTCGTGCTCGTACGACACGTGCTGTGGGCGTTGCCCGATCCCGAGCGTGCCTTGCGGCACTGGCGGGGGTTGCTGCGCCCTGGCGGACGGCTCGTGTTGATAGAGGGGTTGTGGGGGACGGTGGGACCGGGGGGCCGGGTGGGGATATCCGCCGACCGGCTGACCGCGCTACTGACGCCGCTGATGCGGGACGTCCGGGTGGAGCGGCTGTCGGAGGAGGCGTTGTTGTGGGGGCGGGAGGTGGAGGACGAGCGGTATGCGGTGGTGGGGGTGGTCTGA
- a CDS encoding GntR family transcriptional regulator, producing MTLKIDIDDGAGVPPFEQVRSQISEQARAGVLPVGYRLPTVRGLAESLGLAANTVAKAYRALESDGVIETRGRNGTFVASAGSAAERGAASAARAYAERVRRLGLDEGAAVDAVRDAVRAVYGDQG from the coding sequence GTGACGTTGAAGATCGACATCGATGACGGTGCGGGGGTTCCCCCGTTTGAACAGGTGCGCTCTCAGATTTCCGAGCAGGCTCGGGCTGGGGTGCTGCCGGTGGGGTATCGGCTGCCGACCGTGCGGGGGCTGGCCGAATCGCTGGGGCTCGCGGCGAACACGGTGGCCAAGGCCTATCGGGCGCTTGAGTCGGACGGGGTGATTGAGACGCGGGGTCGCAACGGAACGTTTGTCGCGTCCGCGGGTTCGGCGGCTGAGAGGGGGGCGGCGTCCGCTGCTCGAGCTTACGCCGAGCGTGTCCGCCGGCTGGGGCTTGATGAGGGGGCGGCGGTTGATGCCGTGCGGGATGCGGTGCGGGCGGTTTATGGGGACCAGGGGTAG
- a CDS encoding universal stress protein, producing MTVLVGYVPSPEGEAALRAGIDEARLRGEKLLVVNTSRGDALVDPRFAQAPDLAHVREDLAALGIEFDIRQLLGAGDAADEIIELAEQADVSLVVIGLRRRSAVGKLIMGSQAQQILLGAECPVLAVKAAQ from the coding sequence ATGACCGTACTGGTCGGATACGTACCCTCACCCGAGGGTGAGGCCGCGCTGCGCGCGGGGATCGACGAGGCCCGCCTGCGCGGCGAGAAGCTGCTGGTGGTGAACACCTCGCGCGGTGATGCCCTGGTCGACCCGCGCTTCGCGCAAGCGCCGGATCTGGCCCATGTCCGCGAGGACCTGGCCGCGCTGGGGATCGAGTTCGACATCCGCCAGCTGCTCGGCGCAGGCGACGCCGCCGACGAGATCATCGAACTGGCGGAGCAGGCCGATGTGTCCCTCGTGGTGATCGGTCTCCGGCGGCGCAGCGCGGTCGGCAAGCTGATCATGGGCTCCCAGGCGCAGCAGATCCTGCTGGGCGCCGAGTGCCCGGTCCTCGCGGTGAAGGCGGCGCAGTAG
- a CDS encoding GNAT family N-acetyltransferase, which yields MTVIVRDFRPADAESFARIRHLALPFMLSTAESVTYDVANMHPDAHFQPLVAERDGEPIGTAQVGFAHDSPQPGQGYLNVYVHPDRQGRGAGSLLVKTAEERLAGLNATKLFSWVLDKPANRTFAEKRGYHASRSAHFLRLDLANGALPPLQEPPAGVELRQAADFADDPRPLFDLDAEASGDEPSDIDYEFTNYEAWLKETWQHPLFSHELTSIALVDGRPAAFSAARTDGGTRYGTVNTGTVRAHRGRGLAKLAKNDSLHRARAAGYTEAFTGNDTGNGPMLAINKWFGYEICATEVRYIRELG from the coding sequence ATGACAGTGATCGTCCGCGACTTCCGTCCGGCAGACGCCGAGAGCTTCGCCCGGATCCGGCACCTGGCGCTTCCCTTCATGCTCTCCACCGCCGAGTCCGTCACCTACGACGTCGCGAACATGCATCCTGACGCCCACTTCCAGCCGCTGGTCGCCGAGAGGGACGGTGAACCCATCGGCACGGCCCAGGTCGGCTTCGCGCACGACAGCCCGCAGCCGGGTCAGGGCTACCTGAACGTGTACGTGCACCCGGACCGCCAGGGCCGCGGCGCGGGCTCCCTGCTCGTGAAGACCGCCGAGGAACGCCTCGCCGGCCTGAACGCGACGAAGCTCTTCTCCTGGGTCCTGGACAAGCCCGCTAACCGCACCTTCGCCGAGAAGCGCGGTTACCACGCAAGCCGCTCCGCGCACTTCCTGCGCCTGGATCTGGCGAACGGCGCCCTGCCACCGCTCCAGGAGCCGCCCGCGGGTGTCGAACTGCGCCAGGCCGCGGACTTCGCGGACGACCCGCGCCCGCTGTTCGACCTGGACGCGGAGGCGTCCGGGGACGAACCGAGCGACATCGACTACGAGTTCACGAACTACGAGGCATGGTTGAAAGAGACCTGGCAACACCCTCTCTTCAGCCACGAGCTGACCTCGATCGCGCTCGTTGACGGCCGCCCGGCCGCGTTCAGCGCCGCGCGCACCGACGGTGGCACCCGCTACGGCACCGTGAACACGGGCACGGTCCGTGCTCACCGCGGCCGCGGCCTGGCCAAGCTCGCCAAGAACGACTCCCTGCACCGGGCCCGAGCCGCCGGCTACACGGAGGCATTCACGGGCAACGACACCGGCAACGGCCCGATGCTCGCGATCAACAAGTGGTTCGGCTACGAGATCTGCGCCACGGAGGTGCGCTATATCCGCGAACTCGGCTGA
- a CDS encoding DUF402 domain-containing protein yields MSANSADAAHRLDIVLVKAGRTKIRYPAELLADDGTRITVRAPWAGDVARDFGFVRFESGDIFTEYYWRDRWYAVKEVRDSTGTLKGWYTDITRPAVLSGTELVVEDLDLDLWRSADGRTVLRLDEDEFAASGLPQTDPDAASAAMSALDELELLAREGDFEALLA; encoded by the coding sequence ATATCCGCGAACTCGGCTGATGCCGCACACCGGTTGGACATCGTCCTGGTCAAGGCGGGCCGCACGAAGATCCGCTACCCCGCCGAACTACTCGCCGACGACGGCACAAGGATCACCGTCCGCGCCCCCTGGGCCGGCGACGTAGCCCGCGACTTCGGCTTCGTACGGTTCGAGTCCGGCGACATCTTCACCGAGTACTACTGGCGCGACCGCTGGTATGCGGTGAAGGAGGTCCGCGATTCCACAGGCACCCTCAAAGGCTGGTACACCGACATCACCCGCCCGGCCGTCCTCTCCGGCACCGAACTAGTCGTAGAGGACCTCGACCTGGACCTCTGGCGCTCCGCGGACGGCAGAACGGTACTCCGCCTGGACGAGGACGAATTCGCAGCCAGCGGTCTACCCCAGACCGACCCCGACGCCGCATCCGCCGCCATGTCCGCACTGGACGAACTGGAACTCCTAGCCCGCGAGGGCGACTTCGAGGCACTCCTGGCTTGA